One window of Sulfuricurvum sp. genomic DNA carries:
- a CDS encoding transposase family protein, translating into MKYLEARTAAVVLNVGYEGIAKAVKRGSDQYPNIYIKGNGRGGKKLLIGVSDDDLMEALRSGVIDNNIDLYDDCGIFCSMEDRNTLISNSKNEKEVITAVVIAPNMKPYLNASPDQRTKTLLKMEVVEGYDQRDRRISAKEYIQSLDNRFDPIGINEAKLFRWKKAVDDARKVGESPLVALLDTRGRAKGSVSMSEKMQEMAVRMFARRDNPLRVSAIYQNMLHEFGEATMCSYDVLNNFINQWKIKNHSLYAFAQSADKWKNTYLPAMGSLSEKALYPNHYWELDSTPADIICRDGKRYAILGMIDIYSRRCVFWVDERSSSYSIARLLRKAILRLGIPENVVVDNGKDYQSNHFDSICYNLGIAKVTVPPFSGDMKPHIERMFGTLSRELFEELDGYIGHSVAERSAIQSRRGFAHKIESQAKWREEARKAEQKEFENRFAIKKSNLGLELKLPIEADQLQKIIDKWCDNIYEHRGHSGIKDKTPVAKWKEQAIPVKGISDSRMLDLLLGESFERKVGKKGIRLDGALYQHVALAEYVGEIVRIMTHSDMGYVSVYRMNYEPICVAEDYEYMGKSRAELAEGKRIGHRIAREYAKLLETWEETSRRLDPTIRDRIEASMEERSGWSGAATIAVSKTTETIRAVSDGVRAFAMADEKALEESNIINMNGEKLLPSGRPTFNQLVDRFMWDLEHDMVDESTDKLKQKQPDLWDIAYREHERKKIG; encoded by the coding sequence ATGAAATACTTGGAAGCAAGGACGGCAGCAGTTGTACTGAATGTAGGATATGAAGGTATTGCAAAAGCTGTTAAACGCGGCTCAGATCAATATCCAAATATCTACATCAAAGGCAACGGTCGTGGCGGTAAAAAACTGCTAATCGGGGTGAGTGATGATGATCTGATGGAGGCATTACGCAGCGGAGTGATCGATAATAACATCGATCTATATGACGATTGCGGGATATTTTGCTCAATGGAAGATCGAAATACTCTTATTTCTAATTCAAAAAACGAAAAAGAGGTGATTACGGCGGTCGTTATCGCTCCGAATATGAAGCCGTATCTTAATGCATCACCGGATCAACGCACCAAAACGCTTCTAAAAATGGAGGTGGTAGAGGGTTATGATCAACGGGATCGGAGGATTAGTGCGAAAGAGTACATCCAAAGTCTAGACAATCGGTTCGATCCTATCGGTATAAACGAAGCGAAGCTGTTTCGGTGGAAAAAAGCGGTTGATGATGCGCGAAAAGTAGGTGAGAGTCCACTGGTCGCACTGCTCGATACCCGTGGTCGTGCTAAAGGCTCAGTCAGTATGAGTGAGAAGATGCAAGAAATGGCGGTGAGGATGTTCGCCCGTCGTGACAACCCGCTGAGGGTATCTGCCATCTATCAAAATATGCTCCATGAGTTTGGTGAAGCGACGATGTGCAGCTACGACGTACTCAATAATTTCATCAATCAATGGAAGATCAAGAACCATTCGCTCTATGCGTTCGCACAGAGTGCGGATAAATGGAAGAACACTTATCTGCCTGCTATGGGTAGCTTGAGTGAAAAGGCTCTTTATCCAAACCATTATTGGGAACTGGATTCTACCCCTGCGGATATTATCTGTCGAGATGGCAAGCGGTATGCGATACTAGGAATGATCGACATCTATTCGAGACGATGTGTGTTTTGGGTGGATGAGAGATCAAGCAGTTACAGCATTGCTCGGCTGCTTCGTAAAGCAATCCTACGATTGGGAATACCTGAGAACGTCGTCGTGGATAACGGGAAAGATTATCAATCCAACCACTTCGACTCGATCTGCTACAACCTCGGTATCGCAAAGGTAACGGTTCCGCCGTTTAGCGGTGATATGAAGCCGCATATCGAACGGATGTTCGGGACACTGAGCCGTGAGCTCTTCGAAGAGCTGGATGGATATATCGGTCACTCGGTAGCGGAGCGTTCAGCGATCCAATCACGGAGAGGCTTTGCCCATAAGATCGAGTCTCAAGCGAAATGGAGAGAGGAAGCACGAAAGGCAGAACAAAAAGAGTTTGAAAACCGATTCGCTATCAAAAAAAGTAATCTTGGATTAGAACTCAAGCTTCCGATAGAGGCCGATCAGCTCCAAAAGATTATTGACAAATGGTGTGACAATATCTATGAGCACAGAGGTCATAGCGGTATTAAAGATAAAACACCTGTAGCGAAATGGAAAGAACAAGCGATACCAGTCAAAGGTATCAGCGATTCGAGGATGCTCGATCTTCTCCTCGGAGAGAGCTTCGAGCGTAAGGTCGGGAAGAAAGGTATTAGACTCGATGGTGCGCTCTATCAGCATGTGGCGTTAGCCGAATATGTTGGGGAGATCGTTCGGATCATGACTCACTCCGACATGGGGTATGTAAGCGTGTACCGGATGAATTATGAACCGATCTGCGTTGCTGAGGATTATGAGTACATGGGCAAAAGCCGTGCTGAACTCGCCGAAGGTAAACGGATCGGACATCGGATCGCAAGAGAATACGCCAAGCTGCTTGAAACTTGGGAAGAGACAAGTCGCCGACTTGATCCAACGATTCGAGATCGTATCGAAGCATCGATGGAAGAGAGAAGCGGATGGAGTGGAGCGGCTACTATCGCCGTATCCAAAACAACTGAGACGATACGTGCAGTTAGTGACGGGGTAAGAGCGTTTGCTATGGCAGATGAAAAAGCTCTCGAAGAATCCAATATCATCAATATGAATGGAGAGAAACTACTGCCGAGCGGACGACCGACATTTAATCAGTTAGTTGATCGCTTCATGTGGGATTTAGAACATGATATGGTGGATGAATCAACCGATAAACTCAAACAAAAACAGCCTGATCTGTGGGACATCGCATATCGGGAACATGAACGTAAGAAGATTGGATAG
- a CDS encoding S24 family peptidase gives MEKTENTEYRKAILEEMKDYFNVPSIEQVAVLLGFSEATASTWRSRGASNNAITKFELIRSNDSIKTDPTLLNIQRVALKASAGCGNHLESIDKFEVVETMTISRSLLKTQPNGTLRLIGVDGYSMVPMLYPDSLVLFDEHPEWRGDGLYILNWRNELMVKILQIDPYGKLHINSANKDYESWVIDPDDQSVFHIVGKVLRIII, from the coding sequence GTGGAAAAGACTGAAAATACAGAATATAGAAAAGCTATTTTAGAAGAGATGAAAGATTATTTCAATGTCCCAAGCATTGAACAAGTTGCCGTATTATTGGGATTTAGTGAGGCTACTGCAAGTACATGGAGATCAAGAGGTGCTTCAAATAATGCGATTACAAAATTTGAACTTATAAGGTCAAATGACAGTATTAAGACTGACCCAACTTTACTAAATATTCAAAGAGTTGCATTAAAAGCATCTGCCGGATGCGGAAATCACCTTGAGTCTATTGATAAATTTGAGGTAGTTGAGACTATGACGATATCTCGGTCACTACTCAAAACACAGCCAAACGGTACATTACGTCTTATTGGAGTTGATGGTTATAGTATGGTACCGATGCTCTATCCAGATTCACTTGTCCTTTTCGATGAGCATCCGGAATGGCGTGGTGATGGTCTATATATTCTTAACTGGAGAAACGAGTTGATGGTTAAAATATTGCAGATCGATCCGTATGGAAAACTTCATATTAATAGTGCCAATAAAGACTATGAGAGTTGGGTTATTGATCCTGATGATCAGAGCGTATTCCATATCGTTGGAAAAGTTTTACGGATTATTATTTAA
- a CDS encoding integrase arm-type DNA-binding domain-containing protein, with translation MDSLSFHPTPHITDTEIKKLKPNIEENKDYTKADGNGLQLLVKTDGRKIWEIRYTINGKPKKTTLGTYPTVTLAKARVMRDEYRSKSFEGIDPIDERKKAKEIIAEKEAENQAMSEGQFHKVAYGWLNSLTNAESTHKKRFTSFENDIFPFFCTYDKYKHIVSSKHIKDITHPELLKVLLEKEKTAPVVANRRYIDCKRLWRYAINHGHTEINTPDRISIDAFKKHEVKHRPKITDEKVLGEMLRAMDSYKGEGGVIVRNVLRLTALTMLRIGNLATLKWDNIHLKKGVIIIKRSEMKVKDKNLPDFVLPLSRQAIEILKETKELTGWGEWVFHGIKDSRYHVNKESGNKALRKMGFTDEESGRKQTLHSFRGTYASLARTHHKDHGAVFEALERVLDHQEGNQVVRAYAHMADYTEQMRELLQWWADFLDELKVRKYE, from the coding sequence TTGGATTCACTCTCATTTCATCCTACCCCTCACATTACCGATACCGAGATTAAAAAATTAAAGCCTAACATTGAAGAAAATAAAGATTACACAAAAGCAGATGGCAATGGCTTGCAGCTGCTTGTAAAAACGGATGGCAGAAAAATTTGGGAAATACGCTATACGATCAATGGTAAACCTAAAAAGACTACGCTTGGAACTTATCCTACTGTTACTCTTGCAAAAGCACGAGTAATGCGTGATGAATATAGGAGTAAATCATTCGAAGGTATTGATCCGATCGATGAGCGTAAAAAAGCAAAAGAGATTATTGCCGAAAAAGAGGCTGAGAATCAGGCTATGTCAGAAGGGCAGTTTCATAAAGTTGCATATGGTTGGTTGAATAGTCTAACAAATGCAGAAAGTACCCATAAAAAAAGATTTACTTCTTTCGAAAATGATATATTTCCATTTTTCTGCACCTATGATAAATACAAGCACATTGTCTCCTCAAAACATATCAAAGATATAACTCATCCGGAACTGTTGAAAGTATTATTGGAAAAAGAGAAGACGGCACCTGTTGTTGCTAATCGTCGCTATATTGACTGTAAACGCTTATGGCGATATGCGATCAATCACGGTCATACCGAAATCAATACCCCGGATAGAATAAGCATCGATGCTTTTAAAAAACATGAAGTGAAGCATCGTCCAAAAATTACCGATGAAAAAGTATTGGGTGAAATGCTCAGAGCGATGGATAGTTATAAAGGTGAAGGTGGTGTCATAGTGCGAAATGTCCTAAGACTTACCGCTTTGACAATGCTAAGAATAGGTAATTTGGCAACATTAAAATGGGATAACATCCATTTAAAAAAAGGTGTAATCATCATCAAGCGTTCTGAGATGAAAGTCAAAGATAAAAATTTGCCTGATTTTGTTTTACCTTTGTCTCGCCAAGCTATCGAAATATTGAAAGAAACTAAGGAATTGACAGGTTGGGGCGAATGGGTGTTCCACGGTATCAAAGACAGCCGATATCATGTGAATAAAGAGAGCGGTAATAAAGCATTACGAAAAATGGGATTTACGGATGAAGAGAGTGGAAGAAAACAGACACTGCATAGTTTTCGAGGAACTTATGCAAGTCTGGCGCGAACGCATCATAAAGACCACGGGGCAGTATTTGAAGCATTAGAGAGAGTTCTGGATCATCAAGAAGGCAATCAAGTTGTTCGAGCTTATGCACATATGGCTGATTACACTGAACAGATGAGGGAACTTTTACAGTGGTGGGCTGATTTCTTGGACGAGTTGAAAGTCAGAAAATATGAGTGA
- a CDS encoding XRE family transcriptional regulator: MDRDSFNQKLNDAKLSRKEFAALFGLNYQSVNGWGSNDREFPYWVESWLDLYIENEKYKRLKSVIKDIQLED; encoded by the coding sequence TTGGATAGAGATAGCTTTAACCAAAAACTAAATGATGCCAAACTCTCTCGAAAAGAGTTCGCTGCTTTATTTGGACTAAATTATCAGAGTGTAAATGGTTGGGGAAGCAATGATAGAGAGTTTCCCTATTGGGTCGAATCGTGGCTCGACCTCTACATAGAAAATGAAAAATATAAACGGCTTAAAAGTGTGATAAAAGATATTCAGTTGGAAGATTGA
- a CDS encoding TraM recognition domain-containing protein produces the protein MAEMGFVLNSKKSTSIEVPIDEFKHALFIGKTGNGKTTGGINPIMDSRIKAGYGMLIFDEKGKEHRVVKSIADCYGRLNDVIELGKPHGITVNLMDNLSERQLESFIRRFLKRSKESFWEEGAVNLFMPLAKWLLGMKKLYRFGIDTFDMKAIELTLTHKESKTEKEYVWSIDINPLTAKEISTYFHDPVAFAMVSQKSGVYVDMLITHVLESIETNHLKNKGLNDQLLVAEKLIDELNELQTILKGKMIKADLSESSGNNGTYFMVSSVINILAQDRYVNNPHAESIASLLNQGKIIVINTESFSTPILSSLLDQTLESLATRSKYKNVHPISIIIDEANRVLSSDSDIRIDVLRESKVEVIMAAQNHEQMITKMGGDRWLSFAQNFNTRLHFLGMGQGGRFKLMNELDDQEFEAEPMFFNQHDLDNVEWKYQSNHQFYNRYLGNTEHKIIVMYDHALFEKEEKIILYNLTDQAMSFATIYPTEANVKSTVLRDRVKDLKNNRLFGVAV, from the coding sequence ATGGCAGAGATGGGATTTGTACTAAATAGTAAAAAATCTACCTCAATTGAGGTACCAATCGATGAATTCAAACATGCTCTCTTTATCGGAAAGACGGGAAATGGAAAAACTACCGGTGGAATCAATCCGATCATGGATAGCCGTATCAAAGCCGGATATGGAATGTTGATTTTCGATGAAAAAGGGAAAGAACACCGTGTCGTCAAATCCATCGCTGATTGTTATGGCCGCTTGAATGATGTCATTGAATTAGGCAAACCCCACGGAATCACCGTTAATTTGATGGATAATCTCAGTGAACGTCAACTAGAAAGTTTTATCCGACGTTTTTTGAAACGTTCAAAAGAATCGTTTTGGGAAGAAGGCGCAGTCAATTTATTTATGCCGCTTGCCAAATGGTTGTTAGGCATGAAAAAACTGTACCGATTTGGAATCGATACTTTTGATATGAAGGCAATTGAATTAACATTGACCCACAAGGAAAGTAAAACGGAAAAAGAGTATGTATGGAGTATTGATATCAATCCTTTAACAGCAAAAGAGATTTCCACTTATTTTCATGATCCAGTGGCATTTGCAATGGTGTCCCAAAAAAGCGGTGTCTATGTTGATATGTTGATCACGCATGTCCTTGAATCCATTGAAACGAATCATCTAAAAAATAAGGGTCTTAATGATCAACTGCTTGTAGCCGAAAAGCTGATCGATGAGTTGAACGAGCTTCAAACAATCCTAAAAGGCAAAATGATCAAAGCAGACTTATCGGAATCCAGTGGAAATAACGGGACCTACTTCATGGTCAGTTCTGTGATCAATATCCTAGCTCAAGACCGTTATGTCAATAATCCACACGCTGAGAGCATTGCATCATTATTGAATCAAGGGAAAATTATTGTTATCAATACCGAATCGTTCTCTACGCCGATTTTATCATCGTTGCTCGATCAGACACTCGAATCGCTGGCTACGCGTTCAAAATATAAAAATGTACACCCGATTAGCATTATCATCGATGAAGCAAACCGCGTGTTATCGTCTGACAGCGACATTCGTATTGATGTGCTCCGCGAAAGTAAAGTCGAGGTGATCATGGCAGCACAGAATCACGAGCAGATGATTACGAAAATGGGTGGGGACCGATGGCTCTCATTTGCGCAAAATTTCAACACTCGACTTCATTTTTTAGGGATGGGACAAGGTGGTAGATTTAAATTGATGAATGAACTTGATGATCAAGAGTTTGAAGCAGAGCCTATGTTTTTTAATCAACATGATTTGGATAATGTGGAATGGAAATATCAAAGCAATCACCAATTCTATAATCGCTACCTTGGCAATACGGAACATAAAATAATTGTCATGTACGATCATGCCCTATTTGAGAAAGAAGAAAAAATCATTCTGTATAATCTGACCGATCAAGCGATGAGTTTTGCTACCATCTACCCAACTGAAGCCAATGTTAAATCCACTGTTCTTCGAGACAGGGTTAAAGATTTGAAAAATAATCGTTTGTTTGGAGTGGCAGTGTGA
- a CDS encoding division plane positioning ATPase MipZ, translating into MKVRRIIVVIQKKGGVGKSTLGFQVVTALVDGVACVIEVENDHDTSKVFVNSNQLRGKMRAVKSKDFTNTLAEAIFDAAENGGDIIINGHLNEIIDTLRNSSSYDELIFICPFMSDRAQIENITATVDALKGYKVLVIGNSSSKEQFIFWNGSEKYGLPGVKVEYKKLPTVYIPKTEVFDLSSMLGETITDTAVLARDYTPDQIRDYLIEKANGDREWFKTQFSRYHISVACKNFIDNDLADMKKAIEILRDL; encoded by the coding sequence GTGAAAGTCAGAAGAATTATAGTTGTTATTCAAAAAAAAGGTGGTGTTGGTAAATCAACGCTCGGTTTTCAGGTAGTTACGGCACTTGTCGATGGTGTTGCGTGTGTCATTGAGGTCGAAAATGATCATGATACATCTAAGGTATTTGTTAACAGCAACCAATTGCGTGGAAAAATGCGTGCCGTCAAATCTAAAGATTTTACCAATACCTTGGCCGAAGCAATTTTTGATGCAGCAGAAAATGGTGGTGACATTATCATCAATGGCCATTTGAATGAAATCATCGATACGTTAAGAAACTCATCGTCGTATGATGAATTGATTTTTATTTGTCCATTTATGAGTGATCGTGCTCAAATTGAAAACATAACAGCAACAGTTGATGCTTTGAAGGGATACAAAGTTTTGGTGATTGGTAATTCAAGTAGTAAAGAGCAGTTTATTTTTTGGAATGGATCTGAGAAATATGGCCTTCCCGGTGTAAAAGTGGAATATAAAAAACTTCCTACAGTCTACATTCCAAAAACTGAGGTATTTGATCTGTCATCAATGCTTGGCGAAACGATAACTGATACAGCTGTATTAGCTAGAGACTATACTCCAGATCAAATACGTGATTATTTGATCGAAAAAGCCAATGGTGATCGAGAATGGTTTAAAACACAGTTTTCCAGATATCACATTTCTGTAGCTTGCAAAAACTTCATAGATAACGATTTGGCGGATATGAAGAAGGCGATTGAAATATTGAGGGATCTATGA
- the mobF gene encoding MobF family relaxase produces MPVESFMLTGKRTDYHFAIDKYIHHSMWLGNLCDSFNLTKKQKVIKRDFEILSSGINPITKKQLIKENTTGKKRFGIEIVIPKPKTVSLVQVVAFEWDENLAMELMNVDINAYTSLIEFIEKEHVLYRVRSEKYREKIRSNSCITANFMHLFNSSDEQQAHTHWHCVLFPFTKNRNQYYALQNPLIIRSSKLYGALYRSELAKRLITCGYSLRLTDKKYGFFEIEGISDQIKTLFSSRSNEIEKYKLEFKAHYHNAPGYKIAHLAKFKNRQKQSEKDVSKIIRSNVEKLESAGFTFEHMCRLKMNAMTHEPINLAEVIYEIYRKEGEKLFKFSKERILKNIAIRAIVRGTGAYIDEIYKPFQGGDYVEVVKRFINQKIQKNERIQDDSGTRRGVVENYTGGVFELSKRGCQNARRAHEYFDKYCQNLNDAIYIAIDERICIVRSEQNRERGETFGSYSGTETMSEDILFNREDEVWDQPNIVFNPK; encoded by the coding sequence ATGCCGGTAGAGAGTTTCATGTTAACAGGTAAAAGAACTGATTATCACTTTGCTATTGATAAATATATCCACCATTCAATGTGGCTTGGTAATTTATGTGATAGCTTCAATTTAACAAAAAAGCAAAAAGTGATTAAAAGAGATTTTGAGATTCTAAGTAGTGGAATAAATCCTATTACTAAAAAACAACTCATAAAAGAAAATACTACAGGTAAAAAACGTTTTGGTATCGAAATAGTAATACCAAAGCCAAAAACTGTAAGCTTAGTTCAAGTTGTTGCATTCGAATGGGACGAAAATTTGGCGATGGAATTGATGAATGTAGATATTAATGCATATACATCATTAATCGAATTTATAGAAAAAGAACATGTTTTATATAGGGTTCGTTCTGAAAAATATAGAGAAAAAATTCGAAGTAACTCGTGTATAACCGCAAATTTTATGCACTTGTTTAATTCAAGCGACGAACAACAGGCTCATACTCATTGGCATTGTGTACTATTTCCATTCACTAAAAATAGAAATCAATATTATGCTCTTCAAAATCCATTGATCATCAGATCCTCAAAGCTTTATGGGGCTCTCTATCGAAGTGAATTGGCGAAGCGTCTGATTACTTGTGGTTACTCGCTACGACTCACGGATAAAAAATATGGTTTTTTTGAAATTGAAGGTATATCAGATCAAATAAAAACATTATTTTCTTCACGAAGCAATGAAATCGAAAAGTACAAGCTAGAGTTTAAAGCTCATTACCACAATGCACCTGGATACAAAATCGCTCATTTGGCTAAATTTAAGAACCGTCAAAAACAAAGTGAAAAAGATGTTTCAAAAATTATCAGAAGCAATGTTGAGAAACTTGAAAGCGCAGGCTTCACTTTTGAACATATGTGTCGTTTAAAAATGAATGCAATGACTCACGAGCCAATTAATTTGGCAGAAGTAATTTATGAAATCTATCGCAAGGAGGGAGAAAAACTGTTTAAATTCTCGAAGGAGCGAATCCTTAAAAATATAGCTATAAGAGCTATTGTACGAGGGACAGGTGCGTATATCGATGAAATTTATAAACCATTTCAAGGAGGTGATTATGTAGAAGTCGTAAAGCGATTTATTAACCAAAAAATTCAAAAAAATGAAAGGATCCAAGATGATTCAGGAACTCGACGAGGAGTCGTTGAAAATTATACTGGTGGAGTTTTCGAACTCTCAAAAAGAGGTTGTCAAAACGCTCGAAGAGCACACGAATATTTTGACAAATATTGTCAAAATCTTAACGATGCCATCTACATCGCCATCGATGAGAGAATATGTATTGTGCGCAGTGAACAAAATCGAGAGCGTGGAGAAACATTTGGGTCTTATTCCGGTACCGAAACCATGAGTGAAGATATATTGTTCAACCGTGAAGATGAGGTTTGGGATCAGCCCAATATTGTATTTAATCCAAAATAA
- a CDS encoding AlpA family phage regulatory protein produces MEQNRLLRIRDVQQRVSLGRSTIWLWIKQKRFPSGFKLSNSVRVWHERDINDFVEGKWNEQK; encoded by the coding sequence ATGGAGCAAAATCGATTATTAAGGATACGAGACGTCCAACAAAGAGTCTCATTGGGCCGTTCTACAATATGGCTATGGATCAAGCAAAAGCGCTTCCCATCAGGTTTTAAGCTCTCGAACAGTGTGAGAGTCTGGCATGAAAGGGATATTAACGATTTCGTGGAAGGAAAATGGAATGAGCAAAAATGA
- a CDS encoding single-stranded DNA-binding protein: MFNVVTLSGYLIRDIAITTEEGEMSARSTIAVFQKNGQLKNTNEETLLIDLVFRKDLIAFALDNLHGGSKVFVDGRIYEKNSKHYVIVESVQILDCVSQSSSSNLFCIDNMDSEENGNDQNLFEDSIDIDVGEGVKIKL, encoded by the coding sequence ATGTTTAATGTTGTCACATTATCTGGATATCTGATCAGGGATATAGCAATTACTACGGAAGAAGGTGAAATGTCAGCACGCAGTACTATTGCTGTTTTCCAAAAAAATGGGCAACTTAAAAACACCAATGAAGAAACATTGCTGATTGATCTCGTTTTTAGAAAAGATTTGATTGCTTTTGCATTGGATAATTTACATGGAGGATCAAAAGTATTTGTCGATGGCAGAATTTATGAAAAAAATTCAAAACATTATGTCATTGTTGAATCTGTCCAGATATTAGATTGTGTATCACAATCTTCGTCTTCGAATCTTTTCTGTATTGACAATATGGATTCTGAAGAAAATGGCAATGATCAAAACCTTTTTGAAGATTCGATTGATATTGATGTGGGTGAAGGGGTGAAAATTAAACTTTGA
- a CDS encoding Fic family protein — translation MQTYQTYIWQNSNWPHFTYDLTPFQTLLQEIRYQQGLLDGICKGLSEEHLLEMQSETLALDAVTTSEIEGEILSRDSVRSSIFKKLGISYETQDRSTVQTDGLIDILLDASRNALKAFDKNRLFSWHAALFPNGYSGMHKINVASYRGDEPMQVVSGRIGKEKVHYVAPPRDRVEEEMKRFFDFIDGLNDENGYVRAAIAHLWFVIIHPMDDGNGRIARALSDMMLSRAENSSLRLYSMSSAINDTRRGYYDVLEQTTTGTMDITAWIGWFLKTVLTAQQNAHGTIEKVVAKSRFWQLHIHTDLNSRQKKVLNRLLDAGKEGFEGGMNARKYASLSDCSRVTASRDLSDLLDKGCIISRGAGGRSTGYDIAYS, via the coding sequence ATGCAAACGTATCAAACCTATATTTGGCAAAATAGTAATTGGCCACACTTTACGTATGACCTGACACCATTTCAGACTCTCTTACAAGAGATCCGATATCAACAGGGTCTGCTCGATGGTATTTGCAAGGGATTGAGTGAAGAGCACCTGCTTGAAATGCAAAGCGAAACCTTGGCTCTTGATGCCGTGACCACTTCTGAGATCGAAGGGGAAATACTCTCACGAGACTCGGTCCGATCATCCATTTTTAAAAAACTCGGTATTTCGTATGAAACACAAGACCGTTCTACTGTCCAAACCGATGGATTAATCGATATTCTTCTTGATGCCTCCAGAAACGCACTAAAAGCTTTTGATAAAAATAGATTATTCTCCTGGCATGCGGCACTTTTTCCAAATGGATACTCCGGTATGCATAAGATCAATGTCGCTTCGTACCGAGGCGATGAACCTATGCAAGTCGTATCAGGACGTATCGGTAAAGAAAAAGTTCATTATGTTGCACCGCCACGTGATAGAGTCGAAGAAGAGATGAAACGCTTCTTTGATTTTATCGATGGTCTAAATGACGAAAATGGTTATGTTCGCGCTGCAATCGCTCATCTATGGTTCGTCATCATTCATCCGATGGACGATGGAAACGGACGTATTGCTCGTGCATTATCGGATATGATGCTCAGTCGAGCGGAAAATAGCTCTCTACGTCTTTATTCAATGAGTTCAGCTATCAATGATACACGACGCGGCTATTATGACGTTTTGGAACAAACGACTACCGGCACAATGGACATTACTGCATGGATAGGATGGTTTCTAAAAACCGTTCTTACCGCGCAGCAAAATGCCCATGGAACAATTGAAAAGGTTGTAGCCAAATCACGATTCTGGCAGCTTCATATTCACACCGATCTCAATTCTCGACAGAAGAAAGTACTCAATCGCCTTTTAGATGCCGGTAAAGAAGGATTCGAAGGCGGAATGAATGCCCGTAAATATGCTTCACTGAGTGATTGCAGTCGTGTTACTGCGAGCCGTGATTTGAGTGATCTATTGGACAAAGGATGCATCATCAGCCGTGGAGCCGGTGGACGAAGTACCGGTTATGATATTGCGTATAGCTAA